One Malania oleifera isolate guangnan ecotype guangnan chromosome 10, ASM2987363v1, whole genome shotgun sequence genomic region harbors:
- the LOC131166920 gene encoding pentatricopeptide repeat-containing protein At2g27610-like isoform X1, producing the protein MSISYLLRAFGDTHCVAKGRAVHGKMISCGFHPDIYTNNHLVSMYMKFNRVHDARNAFDQMPERNLMSWTALISGYLRVGFAEEALYCFRLMISDGFNPNYDTHVGAVSACASIGAVRTGKEIHGRIYRIGEELNSFVSNSLITMYGKCGFSNSAQLVFDAILVPNSVSWTSLILTYCQSGKNTEGLKIFLRSWKVGVMVNEFSCASVLGACAALENFRVGIQLHPLVVKFGLGLDQFVTTGLINFYAKCGELDSAQKAFLEINKPHLAAWTALIGGCAQQGKGREAIDLFCKLHSSGLKLDERTFSSVLGAFVGPVEIEIGKQLHSLIIKLGFSSFLFVGNAVLDFYAKCGFIEESSMIFEEMDEHDVVSWNAVISGHFRSGHYGEFVQLLDRMLFEGFEPNLYTYSSILSLCGDLPAMQWGRQTHCCIIKPGFGSNVFVGSALIDMYAKCGRLSDAQKIFNKLTTRNVVCWNAMLAGYAHHGFGREALEIYSMMQKEGIKPSEITFVGVLSACGHMGLLEEGWHHFNSMTKEHGITPRVDHLSCMVNLFGRRGQTKRAYEFLMSFPVESDKVVWRCLLSACKTHKDLVLGRYAAEKILSIDPEDTSAHIALSNIYAESKMWDETAQIRKVMKEKELKKDTGYSWTELKSKIYSFASGHNVHFEGNNLCEVLNGLTAQLIDVGYIPNAI; encoded by the coding sequence ATGTCCATCTCTTACCTTTTGCGGGCTTTTGGCGATACCCATTGCGTTGCCAAAGGCAGAGCAGTCCATGGGAAGATGATATCATGTGGGTTTCACCCAGATATTTATACAAACAACCATTTGGTTTCAATGTATATGAAGTTTAATCGAGTACATGATGCGCGTAATGCGTTTGATCAAATGCCCGAGAGAAATCTTATGTCATGGACGGCCTTAATTTCTGGGTATTTACGGGTGGGTTTTGCTGAAGAAGCTTTATACTGTTTTAGGTTAATGATCAGTGATGGCTTTAATCCAAATTATGACACTCACGTTGGCGCTGTATCTGCTTGTGCTAGCATAGGTGCTGTCAGAACCGGGAAGGAAATTCATGGAAGAATTTATAGGATTGGGGAAGAGTTGAATAGCTTTGTTAGCAACAGTCTGATCACTATGTATGGGAAATGTGGCTTCTCAAACTCAGCTCAGTTGGTGTTTGATGCAATTTTGGTGCCAAATTCGGTCTCTTGGACATCACTTATATTGACTTACTGCCAGAGTGGAAAAAATACAGAGGGTTTGAAGATTTTCTTGCGATCTTGGAAGGTGGGAGTGATGGTGAATGAATTCTCTTGTGCTAGCGTCTTAGGTGCATGTGCTGCTTTAGAAAATTTTAGAGTTGGGATCCAGCTACATCCACTTGTTGTCAAGTTTGGACTTGGATTGGATCAGTTTGTGACGACAGGGTTGATTAATTTTTATGCCAAATGTGGGGAACTGGATTCTGCTCAGAAAGCCTTTTTAGAGATCAATAAGCCTCATTTGGCTGCATGGACTGCACTGATAGGAGGGTGCGCTCAACAGGGGAAAGGAAGAGAAGCTATTGATCTTTTTTGTAAGTTGCACTCTTCGGGTCTCAAACTAGATGAAAGAACATTCTCATCTGTGCTTGGTGCCTTTGTTGGTCCGGTAGAGATAGAAATTGGAAAACAACTTCACTCTTTGATTATTAAATTGGGatttagttcatttttatttGTTGGCAATGCAGTTCTGGACTTCTACGCAAAATGTGGATTCATTGAAGAATCCTCAATGATATTTGAAGAAATGGATGAACATGATGTTGTCTCCTGGAATGCAGTGATCTCTGGACATTTTAGATCAGGTCATTATGGAGAATTTGTGCAGCTTCTGGACCGTATGTTGTTTGAAGGGTTTGAACCTAATCTCTACACATATTCTAGTATTTTGAGCCTCTGTGGTGACCTCCCAGCTATGCAGTGGGGCAGGCAAACCCATTGTTGCATTATAAAACCTGGATTTGGTTCCAATGTTTTTGTTGGGAGTGCTTTGATAGACATGTATGCCAAGTGTGGAAGATTGAGCGATGCtcaaaaaattttcaataaactaACAACGAGGAATGTGGTTTGTTGGAATGCTATGCTTGCAGGATATGCGCACCATGGATTTGGGAGAGAGGCTTTAGAGATCTATAGTATGATGCAGAAAGAGGGGATCAAACCCAGTGAGATCACATTTGTTGGAGTTCTGTCTGCATGTGGGCATATGGGACTTTTAGAAGAGGGATGGCACCACTTCAATTCCATGACCAAAGAACATGGCATTACCCCAAGAGTGGATCATTTATCTTGTATGGTAAATCTATTTGGCCGTAGGGGACAAACAAAAAGGGCTTATGAGTTTTTAATGAGTTTTCCTGTGGAATCAGATAAGGTGGTTTGGCGATGCCTCTTGTCAGCATGCAAGACTCATAAGGACTTGGTCCTGGGAAGATATGCCGCAGAGAAAATTTTGAGTATTGATCCAGAAGATACTTCAGCTCATATTGCACTATCGAATATATATGCAGAGTCAAAAATGTGGGATGAAACAGCACAAATCAGAAAGGTTATGAAGGAGAAAGAATTGAAGAAAGATACAGGCTATAGCTGGACTGAATTGAAGAGCAAGATATATTCTTTTGCTTCAGGTCATAACGTGCATTTTGAAGGGAATAATCTGTGTGAAGTTTTGAACGGGCTGACTGCCCAATTGATTGATGTGGGATATATACCTAATGCCATTTGA
- the LOC131166920 gene encoding pentatricopeptide repeat-containing protein At2g27610-like isoform X2: MDGLNFWVFTGAVRTGKEIHGRIYRIGEELNSFVSNSLITMYGKCGFSNSAQLVFDAILVPNSVSWTSLILTYCQSGKNTEGLKIFLRSWKVGVMVNEFSCASVLGACAALENFRVGIQLHPLVVKFGLGLDQFVTTGLINFYAKCGELDSAQKAFLEINKPHLAAWTALIGGCAQQGKGREAIDLFCKLHSSGLKLDERTFSSVLGAFVGPVEIEIGKQLHSLIIKLGFSSFLFVGNAVLDFYAKCGFIEESSMIFEEMDEHDVVSWNAVISGHFRSGHYGEFVQLLDRMLFEGFEPNLYTYSSILSLCGDLPAMQWGRQTHCCIIKPGFGSNVFVGSALIDMYAKCGRLSDAQKIFNKLTTRNVVCWNAMLAGYAHHGFGREALEIYSMMQKEGIKPSEITFVGVLSACGHMGLLEEGWHHFNSMTKEHGITPRVDHLSCMVNLFGRRGQTKRAYEFLMSFPVESDKVVWRCLLSACKTHKDLVLGRYAAEKILSIDPEDTSAHIALSNIYAESKMWDETAQIRKVMKEKELKKDTGYSWTELKSKIYSFASGHNVHFEGNNLCEVLNGLTAQLIDVGYIPNAI, from the exons ATGGACGGCCTTAATTTCTGGGTATTTACGG GTGCTGTCAGAACCGGGAAGGAAATTCATGGAAGAATTTATAGGATTGGGGAAGAGTTGAATAGCTTTGTTAGCAACAGTCTGATCACTATGTATGGGAAATGTGGCTTCTCAAACTCAGCTCAGTTGGTGTTTGATGCAATTTTGGTGCCAAATTCGGTCTCTTGGACATCACTTATATTGACTTACTGCCAGAGTGGAAAAAATACAGAGGGTTTGAAGATTTTCTTGCGATCTTGGAAGGTGGGAGTGATGGTGAATGAATTCTCTTGTGCTAGCGTCTTAGGTGCATGTGCTGCTTTAGAAAATTTTAGAGTTGGGATCCAGCTACATCCACTTGTTGTCAAGTTTGGACTTGGATTGGATCAGTTTGTGACGACAGGGTTGATTAATTTTTATGCCAAATGTGGGGAACTGGATTCTGCTCAGAAAGCCTTTTTAGAGATCAATAAGCCTCATTTGGCTGCATGGACTGCACTGATAGGAGGGTGCGCTCAACAGGGGAAAGGAAGAGAAGCTATTGATCTTTTTTGTAAGTTGCACTCTTCGGGTCTCAAACTAGATGAAAGAACATTCTCATCTGTGCTTGGTGCCTTTGTTGGTCCGGTAGAGATAGAAATTGGAAAACAACTTCACTCTTTGATTATTAAATTGGGatttagttcatttttatttGTTGGCAATGCAGTTCTGGACTTCTACGCAAAATGTGGATTCATTGAAGAATCCTCAATGATATTTGAAGAAATGGATGAACATGATGTTGTCTCCTGGAATGCAGTGATCTCTGGACATTTTAGATCAGGTCATTATGGAGAATTTGTGCAGCTTCTGGACCGTATGTTGTTTGAAGGGTTTGAACCTAATCTCTACACATATTCTAGTATTTTGAGCCTCTGTGGTGACCTCCCAGCTATGCAGTGGGGCAGGCAAACCCATTGTTGCATTATAAAACCTGGATTTGGTTCCAATGTTTTTGTTGGGAGTGCTTTGATAGACATGTATGCCAAGTGTGGAAGATTGAGCGATGCtcaaaaaattttcaataaactaACAACGAGGAATGTGGTTTGTTGGAATGCTATGCTTGCAGGATATGCGCACCATGGATTTGGGAGAGAGGCTTTAGAGATCTATAGTATGATGCAGAAAGAGGGGATCAAACCCAGTGAGATCACATTTGTTGGAGTTCTGTCTGCATGTGGGCATATGGGACTTTTAGAAGAGGGATGGCACCACTTCAATTCCATGACCAAAGAACATGGCATTACCCCAAGAGTGGATCATTTATCTTGTATGGTAAATCTATTTGGCCGTAGGGGACAAACAAAAAGGGCTTATGAGTTTTTAATGAGTTTTCCTGTGGAATCAGATAAGGTGGTTTGGCGATGCCTCTTGTCAGCATGCAAGACTCATAAGGACTTGGTCCTGGGAAGATATGCCGCAGAGAAAATTTTGAGTATTGATCCAGAAGATACTTCAGCTCATATTGCACTATCGAATATATATGCAGAGTCAAAAATGTGGGATGAAACAGCACAAATCAGAAAGGTTATGAAGGAGAAAGAATTGAAGAAAGATACAGGCTATAGCTGGACTGAATTGAAGAGCAAGATATATTCTTTTGCTTCAGGTCATAACGTGCATTTTGAAGGGAATAATCTGTGTGAAGTTTTGAACGGGCTGACTGCCCAATTGATTGATGTGGGATATATACCTAATGCCATTTGA